A window of the Cystobacter fuscus genome harbors these coding sequences:
- a CDS encoding LysR substrate-binding domain-containing protein: MELRHLRYFVTVAEELHFGRAARRLGIVQPALSMQIKSLEEELGVRLLNRTRRTVELTEAGRLFLEEARRTQEQAERAARVAIRAGRGELGRLDIGFSFNAALSGVLARVLKAFRQRAPDIELVFHEMHPNDQVAALLERRLHVGFITAPSHSMPAELLTARVGAWRLMVALPADHPLSRRDSVPVEMLMKESLIDYSSARAELGIPTIEGIAGFVSRTAYRGTNIMAGLNLVAAGFGVTLVPESIVRMNIDIDVAYRPLTGVRARMETSIAYRRDEQSPAVQRFAEVVQAFPRTFTNG, encoded by the coding sequence ATGGAGCTGCGCCATCTTCGCTATTTCGTCACCGTGGCCGAGGAGCTTCACTTCGGCCGGGCCGCCAGGCGGCTGGGCATCGTGCAGCCCGCGCTGAGCATGCAGATCAAGTCGTTGGAGGAGGAGCTGGGGGTGCGGTTGTTGAACCGGACCCGGCGCACGGTCGAGCTCACCGAGGCGGGCAGGCTCTTCCTGGAGGAGGCACGCCGGACGCAAGAGCAGGCCGAGCGGGCGGCCCGGGTGGCGATCCGGGCGGGCCGGGGGGAACTCGGGCGCCTCGACATCGGGTTCTCGTTCAACGCCGCGCTCTCGGGCGTCCTGGCCCGGGTGCTCAAGGCCTTCCGGCAGCGCGCGCCGGACATCGAGCTGGTGTTCCACGAGATGCACCCGAATGACCAGGTCGCGGCGCTCCTGGAACGGCGCCTCCACGTCGGCTTCATCACGGCCCCCTCGCACTCCATGCCCGCGGAGCTGCTCACGGCGAGGGTGGGGGCCTGGCGGTTGATGGTGGCCCTTCCCGCCGATCACCCGCTGTCCAGACGGGACAGTGTTCCGGTGGAGATGCTGATGAAGGAGTCGTTGATCGACTATTCCAGTGCGAGGGCCGAGCTGGGCATTCCCACCATCGAGGGCATCGCGGGCTTCGTCTCCCGCACCGCCTATCGCGGCACCAACATCATGGCGGGCCTCAATCTGGTGGCCGCGGGATTCGGAGTCACCCTGGTGCCCGAGTCCATCGTTCGGATGAACATCGACATCGACGTCGCCTACCGTCCGCTCACCGGGGTGCGCGCGAGGATGGAGACGTCCATTGCCTACCGGCGAGACGAGCAATCTCCGGCCGTGCAACGTTTCGCCGAGGTCGTCCAGGCATTTCCTAGGACATTCACCAATGGGTAA
- a CDS encoding N-acetylmuramoyl-L-alanine amidase, which yields MRAHLAPLLALLLPLSAQAKRDPAEVAYEEARRSYYVLKDDAARRKLRHHWLNVASKFEAVASHYPKSERAPDALYTAAELLNSLSRLSFVVEDQQAAIADYTRVVEAHSNHRLADDAAVTLARIYFERMDQPETARRIITSFLAKHSKGDRIAELKSLLASLPPPPKAAPTPVRSKPAEPAPAPAVASAPAPVKPAPTPQPPVIRVELSKPAEPAAAQASATTGGERPGSSPLLDAISQQARDASATPSSPAETKTAETKSVETKTAEVKVAETKPVEPKAVEVKFAETKAGAAPTSAELLEANKPVTAAVDEHMAQARLKAAAKVSNGAELTLAEQLGLKVRRVVIDAGHGGHDTGAIGRKGLREKDVTLVIARKLARELRERGLEVLLTRDEDRYLKLEERARLANDTRGDLFISIHCNSATTSKLRGIETYTLNTSADRYSIRLAARENASSEKGISDLQFILADLATKANTEESTRLANQVQRNLVSHLSANYSDVKNLGTKEALFYVLLGAKMPAILVETSFLSHPEEEKRLGSEAYQDEVAQAIAQGVEDFVGGRRQVAKAPTAVP from the coding sequence ATGCGCGCTCACCTCGCTCCGCTCCTGGCCCTGCTGCTGCCGCTCTCCGCCCAGGCGAAGCGGGATCCCGCCGAGGTCGCCTACGAGGAGGCGCGCCGCTCCTATTACGTCCTCAAGGACGACGCCGCGCGGCGCAAGCTGCGCCACCACTGGCTCAACGTGGCCAGCAAGTTCGAGGCCGTCGCCAGCCACTACCCCAAGAGCGAGCGCGCTCCGGACGCCCTCTACACCGCGGCCGAGCTGCTCAATTCGCTCAGTCGCCTCTCGTTCGTCGTGGAGGATCAGCAGGCGGCCATCGCCGACTACACCCGCGTGGTGGAGGCCCACTCGAACCACCGGCTCGCGGACGACGCGGCGGTGACGCTCGCGCGCATCTACTTCGAGCGGATGGATCAGCCCGAGACCGCGCGCCGCATCATCACCAGCTTCCTGGCCAAACACTCCAAGGGAGACCGGATCGCGGAGCTCAAGTCGCTCCTGGCCTCGCTCCCCCCGCCGCCCAAGGCGGCGCCCACGCCCGTGCGGAGCAAGCCCGCGGAGCCGGCGCCCGCGCCCGCCGTGGCATCCGCTCCGGCACCCGTCAAGCCGGCTCCCACGCCGCAGCCGCCGGTCATCCGCGTCGAGCTCAGCAAGCCCGCGGAGCCCGCCGCCGCGCAGGCCTCGGCCACGACGGGAGGCGAGCGGCCCGGCTCGTCGCCGTTGCTCGACGCCATCAGCCAGCAGGCGCGGGATGCGTCCGCCACGCCGTCGTCCCCGGCCGAGACGAAGACCGCCGAGACGAAGTCGGTGGAGACGAAGACCGCCGAGGTGAAGGTCGCCGAGACGAAGCCGGTGGAGCCCAAGGCCGTGGAGGTGAAGTTCGCCGAGACGAAGGCGGGGGCGGCGCCCACGTCGGCCGAGCTGCTCGAGGCGAACAAGCCCGTCACCGCGGCGGTGGACGAGCACATGGCGCAGGCGCGGCTCAAGGCCGCGGCGAAGGTGTCCAACGGCGCGGAGCTGACGCTGGCGGAGCAGCTCGGGTTGAAGGTGCGCCGGGTGGTCATCGACGCGGGGCACGGTGGGCATGACACGGGCGCCATCGGCCGCAAGGGGTTGAGGGAGAAGGACGTGACGCTGGTCATCGCGCGCAAGCTCGCGCGGGAGCTACGCGAGCGCGGCCTGGAGGTGCTGCTCACGCGTGACGAGGATCGCTACCTGAAGCTCGAGGAGCGCGCGCGACTGGCCAACGACACCCGGGGTGATCTCTTCATCTCCATCCACTGCAACTCGGCGACCACGTCCAAGCTGCGCGGCATCGAGACCTATACGCTCAACACCTCGGCGGACCGCTACTCCATCCGCCTGGCGGCGCGCGAGAACGCCTCCTCGGAGAAGGGCATCAGTGACTTGCAGTTCATCCTGGCGGACCTGGCCACCAAGGCGAACACCGAGGAGTCCACGCGGCTGGCCAACCAGGTGCAGCGCAACCTGGTGAGCCACCTGTCGGCGAACTACTCGGACGTGAAGAACCTGGGCACGAAGGAGGCGCTGTTCTACGTGCTGTTGGGCGCGAAGATGCCGGCCATCCTCGTGGAGACGTCCTTCCTGTCCCACCCCGAGGAGGAGAAGCGGCTGGGCTCGGAGGCGTACCAGGACGAGGTGGCCCAGGCCATCGCCCAGGGCGTGGAGGACTTCGTCGGGGGCCGCCGCCAGGTGGCCAAGGCGCCGACGGCGGTGCCGTAG
- a CDS encoding quercetin 2,3-dioxygenase: MNSHWLKPSAWTLSCALMMAAVPMRSAHAQDNGATDIQKVVPQGKLPGQLAPYYLRNGEGERWLVGGLVATLIARGEDTGEMFEIAILTGGRDANFPLHTHARSHEALLVLDGEVEVWLGNGHYLMHRGDYASIPPGTPHALKMLSHRTQLMSWSTGKEVGPLYKALGQAYAGHVQPEKVDPTIAADLKKKAEASADVRFDARPLAKGTPQRVQNATIPDKNVPYVLAAGEGQRMVAGDQLFTFLGDQKNSDGRFIAVMTEGPPGPMIPAHYHEKHTENFFCLDGSMTMRANSETLKVYPGDFVHVPARTIHAYQLNSPYTRFVGFLTPGLFESFFRTLGDKYDGYVYPQKPLPFRFDRVLAKINELDLKLVESPAPKQ; this comes from the coding sequence ATGAACTCGCATTGGCTGAAGCCGAGCGCGTGGACGCTGTCCTGCGCCTTGATGATGGCCGCCGTTCCCATGCGGAGCGCCCACGCGCAGGACAACGGCGCCACCGACATCCAGAAGGTCGTGCCGCAAGGCAAGCTGCCCGGGCAGCTCGCGCCCTATTACCTCAGGAATGGTGAGGGCGAGCGGTGGCTGGTGGGCGGGCTGGTCGCGACGCTGATCGCCCGTGGAGAGGACACCGGAGAGATGTTCGAGATCGCCATCCTGACGGGCGGGCGCGACGCGAACTTCCCCCTGCACACCCACGCCCGTTCACACGAGGCCCTCCTGGTGCTCGACGGCGAGGTCGAGGTCTGGCTGGGCAATGGGCACTACCTCATGCACCGGGGCGACTACGCCAGCATCCCCCCGGGGACGCCACACGCCCTCAAGATGCTGAGCCACCGGACGCAGCTCATGTCCTGGTCCACCGGAAAAGAGGTGGGGCCGCTCTACAAGGCGCTCGGCCAGGCCTACGCCGGCCATGTCCAGCCGGAGAAGGTGGACCCCACGATCGCGGCGGACCTGAAGAAGAAGGCGGAGGCCAGCGCGGATGTCCGGTTCGACGCCAGACCCCTCGCCAAGGGCACGCCCCAGCGCGTCCAGAACGCCACCATTCCCGACAAGAACGTGCCCTACGTGCTCGCCGCCGGCGAGGGCCAGAGAATGGTCGCGGGAGATCAGCTCTTCACCTTCCTCGGCGATCAGAAGAACAGCGATGGCAGGTTCATCGCCGTCATGACCGAGGGCCCTCCGGGTCCGATGATCCCGGCGCACTATCACGAGAAGCACACGGAGAACTTCTTCTGCCTGGATGGCTCCATGACGATGCGGGCCAACAGTGAGACGCTGAAGGTGTACCCGGGCGACTTCGTCCACGTGCCCGCCCGCACGATCCACGCCTACCAGCTCAACAGCCCCTATACGCGCTTCGTCGGATTCCTCACCCCGGGGCTCTTCGAGTCGTTCTTCCGCACCCTGGGCGACAAGTACGACGGGTATGTCTATCCCCAGAAGCCGCTGCCCTTCCGCTTCGATCGGGTGCTCGCGAAGATCAACGAGCTGGATTTGAAGCTCGTCGAGTCACCCGCGCCGAAGCAGTAG